One stretch of Planococcus sp. PAMC 21323 DNA includes these proteins:
- a CDS encoding DUF2247 family protein: MSEENEQIENSLRIKIPLSFIEELVLLNWEELYMGIKWNYVSPEAAIEKAIKYLDFNDSEDIIGLASLYSNEISSVNYYLTKILSNNKSTDIKEIQEKWLYLVISWLRKNHANYNIIYAEVNYPIKELFEKISVVWDDFKHPESLGKIFYNQEVFDNQDFQITEANNTEDFNVFLNNYLSEQSIRFKK, encoded by the coding sequence GTGAGCGAGGAGAATGAACAGATTGAAAATAGCTTAAGGATAAAAATCCCATTATCCTTTATTGAAGAATTGGTCTTATTGAATTGGGAAGAACTATATATGGGTATCAAGTGGAACTATGTATCGCCTGAGGCAGCAATTGAGAAAGCCATTAAATATCTGGATTTTAATGATTCTGAAGATATAATAGGTCTAGCAAGTTTATATAGTAATGAAATAAGTTCAGTAAATTATTATCTAACTAAAATTTTATCAAATAACAAATCAACAGACATAAAAGAAATACAAGAAAAATGGCTGTATCTAGTTATTTCTTGGCTACGAAAAAATCATGCTAATTATAATATTATCTATGCAGAAGTGAATTATCCTATCAAGGAATTGTTTGAAAAGATTAGCGTAGTATGGGATGACTTCAAACATCCAGAATCGTTAGGAAAAATTTTCTATAATCAAGAGGTTTTTGATAATCAAGACTTTCAAATCACTGAAGCAAACAACACTGAGGATTTTAATGTGTTTTTAAACAATTATTTATCTGAGCAATCTATTCGTTTTAAAAAATAA
- a CDS encoding VTT domain-containing protein: protein MSNITAYLDQYGYIVLFVALLLEMFAFPVPGEILMTYSGFLVYQHNLNWGYSILAAAIGTSIGMTTSYFIGYKVGAPFFIKYGTYFHMGPLKMEKTSLWFNKHGNKLLIIAYFIPGVRHITGYFSGIVRVPFRIFALYAYMGAFLWVSLFITLGKILGPQWEQFHTSIKTYLIVASFIAAVILTVIYTYKKYKKEIKDLAIKLLEVAFYLLHSRKKIGLFLTFIALATLIFFLLMLGLIQDFLGNEFNEFNQLIGLIIHYTFSEKWTDPMVRFSFIGSRTFLIMLLVLTSIWLFWKGRNRAFELTALLLVASAGEVYEESLRRIFHIFSPLKQSFADQLYSFPSEQSFMTLVIYGFTAFLLARTIDRITVRTVFLITTFLMTVLIAISRLYLGLELPSEVVAGYIFGGVWLGFAILVFEILLLLKYLDSNQSERKAKKEL, encoded by the coding sequence TTGAGTAATATTACTGCTTATCTCGATCAGTATGGATATATCGTTTTGTTTGTTGCACTCCTTCTTGAAATGTTCGCTTTTCCCGTTCCGGGTGAAATCCTCATGACTTATAGCGGATTTCTTGTATACCAACACAATTTAAATTGGGGTTACAGTATCTTAGCGGCAGCTATTGGCACTTCGATCGGCATGACCACTTCCTATTTCATCGGCTATAAGGTAGGGGCTCCTTTCTTCATTAAATATGGTACTTACTTTCATATGGGTCCATTAAAAATGGAAAAAACATCGCTATGGTTCAACAAGCATGGGAATAAGTTGTTGATTATTGCATACTTCATTCCTGGAGTAAGGCACATTACTGGTTACTTTTCCGGGATTGTCCGGGTTCCGTTCCGAATATTTGCCCTGTATGCATACATGGGGGCATTTCTATGGGTCAGCCTATTTATCACATTGGGCAAGATTTTAGGTCCGCAATGGGAACAGTTCCATACTTCCATCAAAACATACCTTATCGTCGCAAGCTTTATAGCAGCTGTCATTTTAACTGTGATTTATACCTATAAGAAATATAAGAAAGAAATAAAGGATTTAGCAATAAAGCTGCTAGAAGTTGCTTTCTATTTACTCCATTCACGAAAAAAAATCGGTCTTTTTTTGACATTTATTGCATTGGCTACCCTCATTTTTTTCCTATTGATGCTTGGCCTGATACAGGACTTTCTTGGCAATGAATTTAATGAATTCAACCAATTAATCGGATTAATAATCCACTACACATTTAGTGAAAAGTGGACAGACCCTATGGTGCGATTTTCATTTATAGGCTCCCGAACTTTCCTTATTATGCTTCTTGTTCTTACGTCCATTTGGCTTTTCTGGAAAGGCCGTAATAGAGCTTTTGAATTAACAGCCCTATTGCTAGTGGCAAGTGCCGGAGAAGTATACGAAGAAAGTTTAAGAAGGATATTCCACATATTCTCTCCTTTGAAGCAGTCTTTTGCAGATCAATTGTATTCCTTTCCAAGTGAACAATCATTTATGACACTGGTGATTTACGGGTTCACAGCCTTCTTGCTGGCTAGGACCATCGATAGAATTACAGTACGTACAGTTTTCCTGATTACAACATTCCTCATGACCGTTCTCATTGCCATTAGCCGTCTGTACCTGGGATTGGAGCTCCCAAGTGAAGTTGTTGCAGGCTATATTTTTGGAGGCGTTTGGCTAGGGTTTGCTATACTTGTGTTTGAAATTTTACTTCTTTTGAAATACTTGGATTCCAATCAAAGTGAAAGAAAAGCGAAAAAAGAATTATAA